In one window of Reinekea forsetii DNA:
- the iolE gene encoding myo-inosose-2 dehydratase, whose product MTVRIGINPLTWTNDDLPALGADTSLETCLSEGKLAGYSGFELGQKFPRQAEILSPILDAHGLVLVSGWYSSLLLERSVEDEIAALQDHLNLLKQLGSTVMVYCEVSRCIHGDLDTPVSKRPKMTEAEWPEFLTRINKVGEYLQSQGVALAYHHHMGTVIETEDDIDRLMAGTSEAVGLLLDSGHLTFAGGDVVAVATRHAQRIKHVHCKDVRKAVLADSKNRNLSFLNSVLNGTFTVPGDGFIDYPAVFAVLKSHNYSGWLVVEAEQDPAVAHPLTYAKLGHANLSRLCADAGIDVDA is encoded by the coding sequence ATGACGGTACGCATCGGTATTAACCCGCTGACCTGGACCAACGACGATCTTCCCGCCTTAGGTGCGGATACATCGCTGGAAACCTGCCTTTCCGAGGGCAAGCTGGCCGGTTACAGCGGCTTCGAACTGGGTCAGAAATTTCCTCGCCAAGCTGAGATTCTCAGCCCTATTCTCGACGCCCATGGCCTGGTACTGGTCTCGGGCTGGTACAGCAGCCTACTGCTGGAGCGCAGCGTTGAGGATGAGATCGCCGCGCTACAGGATCATCTGAACTTACTCAAGCAACTGGGCTCGACCGTAATGGTCTATTGCGAGGTCAGCCGCTGCATCCATGGCGATCTGGACACCCCGGTCAGCAAGCGTCCGAAGATGACCGAGGCTGAATGGCCGGAGTTTCTTACGCGGATCAACAAGGTCGGCGAATACCTACAAAGCCAAGGCGTGGCCTTGGCTTACCACCACCATATGGGCACGGTAATTGAGACCGAGGACGATATCGATCGCCTGATGGCCGGTACCTCCGAGGCCGTCGGTCTGTTACTCGACTCTGGCCACCTAACCTTTGCCGGCGGGGATGTTGTTGCGGTCGCAACCCGACATGCGCAGCGTATCAAGCACGTGCACTGCAAGGATGTTCGTAAGGCAGTGTTAGCGGACAGTAAAAACCGTAATTTGAGCTTCTTAAATTCGGTTTTGAATGGCACCTTTACTGTGCCCGGCGACGGCTTTATTGACTATCCGGCTGTTTTTGCGGTGCTCAAGTCGCATAACTACAGCGGTTGGCTAGTCGTTGAGGCCGAACAGGATCCTGCTGTGGCGCATCCCCTGACCTATGCCAAGCTGGGCCATGCCAACCTGAGCCGACTCTGTGCCGACGCCGGTATTGACGTCGACGCTTAG
- a CDS encoding ABC transporter permease: MAGLAHGLGGLKYDPKKRHRPPELNVFVAFVVIVLLFEVLGRLFVGDSFLFNTRDGIDTLFNEARLRIIILQVAIIGIIALGVTQVIIAGGIDLSSGSIVGAAAMVGTMFAQSSINQYGMENTAPVLGIAFLDLPVIVAIVAALAAGLLAGVINGLLIAYGKIPPFIVTLGMMLFARGVANWTTKGKPISYLQEDYAAIGAGMTPVFIFLGAALVMHLLLKYTRYGKHTYAIGSNEQAARMSGIDVDRLKVLIYAIAGFLSALAAIVLSSKALTGQSGMGVMYELDAIAMAVIGGTSLAGGRGSVLGTCIGALIFGVIISGFTFMKLDAFYQEMAKGAIIVAAVLLDQWRARQQAARN; encoded by the coding sequence ATGGCTGGTTTAGCACATGGTCTTGGTGGTCTTAAGTACGACCCTAAGAAACGTCATCGTCCACCCGAACTAAATGTCTTTGTAGCATTCGTAGTAATTGTTTTACTGTTTGAGGTGCTGGGTCGACTCTTTGTTGGTGATAGTTTCCTTTTTAATACTCGTGACGGCATCGATACCTTATTTAACGAAGCGCGTCTGCGAATCATTATTTTACAAGTTGCTATTATTGGCATCATTGCCTTGGGTGTGACCCAGGTGATCATCGCCGGTGGTATCGACCTCAGTTCGGGCTCAATTGTTGGCGCTGCCGCAATGGTCGGAACGATGTTTGCTCAGAGCTCCATTAACCAATATGGAATGGAGAATACCGCCCCTGTCTTGGGCATAGCCTTCCTTGATCTGCCCGTTATTGTTGCGATCGTTGCGGCACTGGCCGCAGGTTTGCTCGCGGGGGTGATCAATGGTCTGTTGATTGCGTACGGTAAGATACCGCCCTTTATTGTCACCCTAGGCATGATGCTGTTTGCCCGGGGTGTGGCCAACTGGACCACGAAAGGTAAGCCTATTTCGTATCTGCAGGAAGATTACGCCGCGATTGGCGCAGGTATGACCCCGGTGTTTATCTTTTTAGGTGCCGCCCTGGTCATGCACCTGTTACTCAAATATACCCGCTACGGTAAGCATACCTACGCCATCGGTTCGAATGAACAGGCGGCGCGGATGTCGGGCATCGATGTCGATCGACTCAAAGTTCTAATCTATGCGATCGCCGGTTTCCTCTCGGCCCTGGCGGCCATTGTGCTCAGTTCCAAGGCGTTGACTGGCCAATCTGGCATGGGCGTGATGTACGAACTGGATGCGATCGCGATGGCGGTTATCGGCGGCACTTCGCTCGCCGGTGGTCGTGGTTCGGTACTGGGTACTTGCATCGGTGCGTTGATTTTCGGTGTTATTATTTCTGGATTTACCTTTATGAAGCTTGATGCTTTCTATCAGGAGATGGCGAAGGGAGCCATTATTGTCGCAGCCGTGCTGCTCGATCAATGGCGAGCGCGGCAACAAGCAGCGCGTAATTAA
- a CDS encoding LysR family transcriptional regulator — protein MSRNRFNWEDARYFLAVARSGTMGRAADTLGIASITLSRHLSHLQSRTGTALFTRHSKGLTLTDEGQRLLVYLERAEAEIEAAGEIFGSDPTSVSGTVRIAAPEGFALKVLAPQLNGLLDANPELRVEIVPQLRGFSLSRREADIAIMVGKPTEAKLRYTPLATYNLGLFASPDYLARRGYPDSIEALADHRLVGYVEDLLFSDRLNTPKSAWSAWQSQISIYSPIGQVEAVRAGTGIGMLHRFLLNANDELIRLLPEVEVEREFYLVYHPTTERIPRIATAIEFLKHISVETSSELPASEANS, from the coding sequence ATGAGTCGGAATCGTTTCAATTGGGAAGACGCGCGCTATTTCTTAGCCGTTGCCCGCTCCGGCACCATGGGGCGTGCGGCCGATACCCTAGGTATTGCGTCCATTACCTTGTCCCGTCATCTATCCCATCTGCAGTCCCGCACCGGTACTGCCCTCTTTACCCGTCACAGTAAGGGACTGACGCTCACCGACGAGGGACAGCGCCTGTTGGTGTATTTAGAGCGAGCCGAAGCCGAAATCGAGGCCGCGGGTGAGATCTTCGGCTCCGACCCGACCTCGGTCAGTGGCACAGTGCGCATTGCCGCACCGGAGGGCTTTGCGCTGAAGGTGTTAGCACCCCAGCTGAATGGCTTATTGGATGCTAACCCTGAGTTACGGGTTGAGATTGTGCCGCAATTGCGGGGTTTTTCGCTTTCTCGTCGAGAAGCCGATATAGCCATCATGGTGGGCAAACCGACGGAAGCAAAATTGCGCTACACACCCTTAGCAACCTATAACTTGGGCCTGTTTGCCTCGCCCGACTACCTGGCCAGGCGCGGCTATCCTGACTCCATTGAGGCACTCGCCGACCATCGCTTGGTTGGCTATGTCGAAGATCTACTCTTCTCGGATAGGCTTAACACCCCTAAATCGGCCTGGTCGGCATGGCAATCGCAAATATCCATCTACTCGCCGATTGGCCAGGTCGAGGCCGTCCGTGCCGGTACCGGTATCGGGATGTTGCATCGGTTTTTGCTCAATGCCAATGACGAGCTGATTCGCTTACTGCCGGAGGTGGAGGTGGAACGAGAGTTCTATCTGGTGTACCACCCGACGACTGAGCGGATACCGCGCATCGCGACGGCGATTGAGTTTCTCAAGCACATCAGTGTTGAAACCAGCAGTGAGTTACCGGCGTCCGAAGCCAATAGTTGA
- a CDS encoding MurR/RpiR family transcriptional regulator, whose translation MTNPPAKTLAELKAQITANQTNLSKRLFQVAQYLLDHPNEIAFGTVVVIARDAGVHPSTLVRFASSFGYSGFSEMQNLFKEQLRAEAPSYNDRMRIARESEGDQADANPISLLRQFSAANSSALDQLVTDVDLAQLEKAEQLLNDAQTIYVMGVRRAFVVASYFGYALRHAERRAFLIDGVGGLTQEQASSMGANDVLIAISFHPYGQETQNVARDAFARGIPVVLITDSHLSPLAAQATAVLAVQEASIHGIRSLSASLCVAQALAIGLTDPNRAKA comes from the coding sequence ATGACAAACCCGCCTGCTAAGACGCTTGCTGAACTTAAAGCGCAAATCACGGCAAACCAGACAAACTTGAGTAAACGCCTGTTCCAGGTCGCCCAGTACCTGCTCGATCACCCCAACGAAATTGCGTTCGGCACCGTCGTGGTGATTGCGCGTGATGCCGGGGTGCACCCGTCCACTCTCGTGCGCTTTGCGAGCTCTTTTGGCTACAGTGGTTTTTCAGAAATGCAAAATCTATTCAAAGAGCAGTTGCGCGCCGAGGCGCCTAGCTATAACGACAGAATGCGCATCGCCCGAGAGTCCGAGGGTGACCAGGCTGATGCCAACCCGATCAGCCTGTTGCGTCAGTTTTCCGCAGCAAATTCCTCAGCCTTGGACCAACTGGTGACAGATGTCGACCTGGCTCAGCTTGAAAAGGCCGAGCAGCTGCTCAATGACGCTCAGACCATCTATGTGATGGGCGTGCGCCGGGCCTTTGTTGTCGCCTCTTATTTTGGCTATGCGCTGCGTCACGCGGAACGGCGCGCGTTTTTAATTGATGGTGTGGGTGGCTTGACGCAGGAGCAAGCCAGCTCAATGGGCGCAAATGATGTTCTCATCGCGATCAGTTTTCATCCCTATGGCCAAGAAACGCAGAACGTTGCCCGCGATGCCTTTGCCCGCGGCATACCCGTGGTACTGATCACCGACAGCCACTTAAGCCCACTTGCGGCACAGGCGACTGCGGTCCTGGCGGTGCAAGAAGCGTCGATTCATGGCATTCGGTCCTTGTCGGCTTCGCTCTGCGTGGCTCAGGCGTTGGCCATAGGTCTGACCGATCCGAATCGCGCCAAGGCATAA
- a CDS encoding CoA-acylating methylmalonate-semialdehyde dehydrogenase — MSVIGNFIGGERVASTSGRTGPVYNPATGAQIATVALSSADETRAAIANAEAAFKIWSKVTPLNRARVMFKYKELIEKHADEIATLISQEHGKVFSDAKGELTRGLEVVEFACGIPHLQKGEHSLNVGRGVDSYSQMMPMGVCAGISPFNFPAMVPMWMFPVAIACGNTFIMKPSEKDPSTPLRLAELLKEAGLPDGVFNIVNGDKEAVDVLLTDERIQAVSFVGSTPIAEYIYSTASAHGKRVQALGGAKNHMIVMPDAEPSQVVNSLMGAAYGSAGERCMAISVAVCVGDEVADHLIKDLSENIATMTVGAGISDGPEAHMGPLITREHADKVLGFIDSGVAEGATLVVDGRNFVVSGHENGYFVGPTLFDNVKAGMRIYQEEVFGPVLCVVRVNSYEEALNLINAHEYGNGTAIFTRDGDTARNFVENVQVGMVGVNVPIPVPMAFHSFGGWKRSLFGPLHMHGPDGVRFYTRMKTITARWPTGLSAGPEFTMPTMK, encoded by the coding sequence ATGTCGGTCATAGGTAACTTTATCGGCGGCGAACGCGTCGCATCCACGTCGGGCCGCACTGGACCGGTTTACAATCCAGCCACCGGTGCGCAAATAGCCACCGTCGCCCTGTCCAGCGCAGACGAGACCCGTGCAGCTATTGCCAATGCAGAAGCCGCTTTCAAAATCTGGAGCAAGGTAACGCCACTCAACCGCGCACGCGTCATGTTCAAATACAAAGAACTGATCGAAAAGCATGCCGATGAGATTGCCACCCTGATTTCACAAGAGCACGGCAAGGTCTTCTCCGACGCCAAGGGTGAACTGACCCGCGGCCTGGAAGTGGTTGAATTCGCCTGTGGCATCCCGCACTTACAAAAGGGTGAGCACAGTCTGAATGTTGGCCGTGGTGTTGACAGCTACAGCCAGATGATGCCGATGGGTGTCTGTGCGGGCATCAGCCCCTTTAACTTCCCGGCCATGGTGCCGATGTGGATGTTTCCGGTCGCGATCGCCTGTGGCAACACCTTTATTATGAAACCGTCTGAAAAAGATCCGTCAACGCCACTGCGTTTGGCTGAATTGCTCAAAGAGGCCGGTCTACCCGATGGTGTCTTCAATATTGTCAACGGCGACAAAGAAGCCGTAGACGTCCTGTTAACAGATGAGCGGATTCAGGCGGTCAGTTTTGTCGGCTCGACACCTATTGCTGAATACATCTATTCAACAGCCAGTGCCCACGGCAAGCGTGTTCAGGCATTGGGTGGTGCAAAGAACCATATGATCGTTATGCCCGATGCGGAACCATCGCAGGTGGTCAACTCGCTGATGGGTGCGGCATATGGATCGGCTGGCGAACGCTGCATGGCGATCTCGGTAGCCGTCTGTGTTGGTGATGAAGTGGCCGACCACCTGATCAAAGACCTCAGCGAGAATATCGCCACCATGACAGTTGGTGCGGGCATCAGCGACGGTCCAGAGGCACATATGGGCCCGCTCATTACCCGTGAACATGCCGATAAGGTGCTCGGTTTCATTGACTCGGGCGTCGCTGAAGGTGCAACCCTGGTTGTCGATGGTCGCAACTTTGTCGTTTCTGGCCATGAAAATGGCTATTTTGTCGGACCGACCCTGTTCGACAACGTCAAGGCCGGTATGCGTATTTATCAGGAGGAGGTCTTTGGACCGGTTCTCTGTGTGGTTCGAGTGAATAGCTATGAAGAAGCCTTAAACCTGATCAACGCTCACGAATATGGCAATGGTACGGCAATCTTCACACGCGACGGCGACACCGCACGTAACTTCGTTGAGAACGTCCAGGTAGGCATGGTCGGGGTTAACGTCCCAATCCCCGTGCCAATGGCGTTCCACAGCTTTGGTGGCTGGAAGCGCTCACTGTTCGGCCCGTTGCATATGCATGGCCCAGATGGTGTGCGTTTCTATACCCGCATGAAGACCAT
- a CDS encoding bifunctional 5-dehydro-2-deoxygluconokinase/5-dehydro-2-deoxyphosphogluconate aldolase yields MSDLKKTVGARNLDIICVGRAAVDLYGQQIGARLEDMGSFAKYLGGSSGNIAYGTARLGLRSAMLTRVGDEHMGRFVREEFDAAGVDTSHVITDSERLTGLVILGIKDRDTFPLIFYRNDCADMALSKDDFTPTFIASSRSLLITGTHLSKPSTFQACMTAIDYAKDAGTKVVLDIDYRPVLWGLTGMGEGENRFVSDANVSKHLQSVLPYLDLIVGTEEEVHIAGGTTDTIAALKTIRRLTNATIVLKLGALGCTVLDGDIPPSEADFDVFTGVRVDVLNVLGAGDAFISGFLRGWLNGEDHQTCCQYANACGALVVSRHGCAPAIPSAEELDYYIEHAADIARPDTDRELNYLHRVTTRRKAKWHEIFGLAYDHRIQLFNMARETGTDEQRINLLKQLLVKATQHGADAAQLDGNIGVLIDDTYGQEALNDLTGRGWWIGRPVELPTSNPIELEGGRSIGSRLREWPLEHVVKCLIFYHPDQPQEQRNLQERQAKELYEACCVSGHELLLELIPPRELAQDEDTLVRSLQRFYNLGIRPDWWKLPAPSAATWAKLTQLIQARAPHCRGILLLGLDAPIEELKRDFANSAGFDICKGFTVGRTLWAKESYRWLANEISDEQFIEQVGNNYFDLIQHWRNRG; encoded by the coding sequence ATGAGCGACCTAAAAAAGACTGTCGGTGCGCGTAATCTCGATATTATCTGTGTCGGCCGCGCCGCGGTAGATCTGTATGGCCAACAGATCGGCGCTCGCTTAGAAGACATGGGCAGCTTTGCGAAATACCTCGGTGGCTCATCGGGCAACATTGCCTACGGCACCGCCCGCCTGGGTTTGCGCTCGGCCATGCTGACCCGCGTCGGTGACGAGCATATGGGTCGTTTTGTGCGCGAGGAGTTTGACGCTGCCGGCGTCGACACCAGCCATGTCATCACCGATAGCGAACGCCTAACCGGCCTGGTAATTCTGGGCATAAAAGATCGCGACACCTTCCCGCTCATTTTCTATCGTAACGACTGCGCCGATATGGCCTTAAGCAAAGACGATTTTACGCCAACCTTTATCGCCTCGAGTCGCTCACTGTTGATTACCGGTACCCACCTGTCTAAGCCTTCGACATTTCAGGCCTGTATGACCGCCATCGACTATGCCAAGGACGCCGGCACCAAGGTCGTGCTCGATATAGATTACCGCCCTGTACTGTGGGGGCTGACTGGCATGGGCGAGGGCGAGAACCGCTTTGTCTCCGATGCCAATGTCAGCAAGCACCTGCAAAGCGTCTTGCCTTATCTCGACCTGATCGTGGGAACCGAGGAAGAGGTGCATATAGCCGGCGGCACGACCGATACCATCGCGGCACTGAAAACCATTCGCCGACTCACCAATGCCACCATTGTCCTCAAGTTAGGCGCCCTGGGCTGTACCGTGCTCGACGGCGACATTCCGCCATCTGAGGCGGATTTCGATGTCTTCACAGGCGTTCGGGTCGATGTATTAAATGTGCTTGGGGCCGGCGATGCCTTTATCAGCGGCTTCTTACGCGGCTGGCTAAACGGCGAAGATCACCAAACCTGTTGCCAGTATGCCAATGCCTGCGGGGCGTTGGTGGTATCTCGTCATGGCTGTGCGCCGGCCATTCCGTCCGCCGAAGAGCTTGATTATTATATCGAACATGCCGCGGATATTGCTCGACCCGACACGGACCGCGAGCTCAACTATTTGCATCGAGTGACCACCCGGCGCAAAGCGAAGTGGCATGAAATATTCGGCCTGGCCTATGACCACCGAATTCAACTCTTTAATATGGCTCGAGAAACCGGCACCGATGAGCAGCGCATCAACCTACTTAAGCAGCTCTTGGTCAAGGCCACCCAGCACGGTGCCGACGCGGCCCAGCTCGATGGCAATATCGGAGTGCTGATCGATGATACCTATGGGCAAGAGGCGCTCAATGATCTCACCGGACGAGGCTGGTGGATCGGTCGGCCGGTCGAGTTGCCGACCTCTAACCCCATTGAATTGGAAGGCGGACGGTCGATCGGCAGCCGATTGCGCGAGTGGCCGCTGGAGCATGTGGTCAAGTGCTTAATCTTCTACCATCCCGACCAGCCGCAAGAGCAGCGCAATCTGCAAGAGCGTCAGGCCAAGGAACTCTACGAAGCCTGTTGCGTCTCTGGTCACGAGTTACTGCTCGAACTGATCCCGCCTCGAGAGCTGGCACAGGATGAAGACACCTTGGTGCGGTCGCTGCAACGATTCTACAATCTGGGCATTCGACCCGACTGGTGGAAGCTGCCGGCACCCTCTGCGGCCACTTGGGCTAAGTTGACTCAATTGATTCAGGCCCGAGCGCCGCATTGCCGCGGTATTCTGTTGTTAGGCCTGGATGCCCCTATTGAAGAGCTCAAGCGCGACTTTGCCAACTCCGCCGGGTTTGATATCTGCAAAGGCTTTACCGTCGGGCGGACCCTTTGGGCCAAGGAGAGCTATCGCTGGTTGGCGAATGAGATTAGTGACGAACAATTTATCGAACAGGTCGGCAATAACTACTTCGATCTGATTCAACACTGGCGGAATCGCGGTTAG
- a CDS encoding ATP-binding cassette domain-containing protein yields the protein MNDIILKTEGLTKHYGGVQALVGADFEIRQGEHVAIMGDNGAGKSTFVRQITGVEQRSSGKVYFDGQAVDFAGPLEAREAGIETVFQNLALADALNVPDNLFLGREKFLFKCGPFSILDFKAMRSETLKSLERTGVKIPNVDNPISNMSGGQRQCVAIARTATFHSKLTIMDEPTAALGVQETAQVENIVRTLKEAGEPLILISHNMRQVFDLVDRIVVFRRGRIVANLRKEDTSGEDVVAYITGAKTDPAYEVDA from the coding sequence ATGAACGATATAATTCTAAAAACCGAAGGCCTCACGAAACACTACGGTGGCGTTCAGGCCCTGGTGGGTGCGGACTTCGAGATCCGGCAAGGTGAGCACGTCGCCATTATGGGCGATAACGGTGCCGGTAAATCGACCTTTGTACGGCAGATTACTGGCGTCGAGCAACGCAGTTCTGGCAAGGTTTATTTTGATGGCCAGGCGGTTGATTTCGCCGGCCCGCTCGAAGCACGAGAAGCTGGCATTGAAACGGTGTTCCAGAACCTAGCCTTAGCCGACGCGCTGAACGTGCCGGATAATTTATTTTTGGGTCGTGAAAAGTTCCTGTTTAAATGTGGACCCTTTTCGATTTTGGATTTTAAGGCAATGCGCAGCGAGACGCTTAAATCACTCGAGCGTACCGGCGTAAAGATTCCTAACGTCGATAACCCGATCAGTAATATGTCGGGCGGCCAGCGTCAATGTGTCGCGATTGCGCGTACCGCGACCTTCCATTCAAAACTGACCATCATGGACGAGCCGACGGCCGCCCTGGGTGTGCAGGAGACGGCGCAGGTGGAAAATATTGTCCGGACGCTCAAGGAGGCCGGTGAGCCATTGATCCTAATCTCGCATAATATGCGCCAAGTCTTTGATCTAGTCGACCGCATCGTGGTGTTCCGACGTGGCCGCATTGTCGCTAACCTGCGCAAAGAAGATACCTCGGGTGAGGATGTTGTCGCCTATATTACTGGCGCAAAAACCGACCCTGCGTACGAGGTGGATGCCTAA
- a CDS encoding substrate-binding domain-containing protein, with protein MKKTLLAASLASALFAQAHAADTLTFGYAAYLFDDKFSTILRNGAEAYAESLGHEMIQVDANNDQGRQIDQVNNFIANGVDAVIIQSVDSSAAQPMTKALADAGIPAIYVNRKPIPIQQLGSMAAYVASNEIESGTLQTFAMCNQLRAEGKAGGARGYLLMGQLTSEAAIQRTADAEQVMGLDMCNFMTLVAPKTTGQWQRTKAQDIMTNWLSTGEPFDFVIANNDEMAMGVVQALKSAGIDMDTVVIGGVDATDDAIAAMKGGDLDVTVFQNAAAQGEGAINAAIKLLNGEKVDREVYVPFELVLPSNVDEYANRN; from the coding sequence ATGAAAAAAACATTACTGGCGGCTAGTCTCGCCTCTGCTTTGTTTGCCCAAGCTCACGCAGCTGACACGTTAACCTTCGGTTACGCGGCTTACCTGTTTGATGACAAGTTCTCGACCATTTTGCGCAACGGTGCAGAAGCCTATGCGGAATCATTGGGTCATGAAATGATTCAAGTCGATGCAAACAACGACCAAGGTCGTCAGATAGACCAGGTCAATAACTTTATCGCCAACGGCGTTGATGCGGTCATCATCCAGTCGGTCGATTCTTCAGCGGCCCAACCAATGACTAAAGCATTGGCCGATGCCGGCATCCCAGCTATCTACGTTAACCGTAAGCCAATACCGATCCAGCAGTTGGGTTCTATGGCGGCCTATGTTGCTTCAAATGAGATCGAGTCTGGTACGTTGCAAACATTCGCAATGTGTAACCAACTGCGTGCCGAAGGCAAAGCGGGCGGCGCTCGCGGCTACCTGCTGATGGGTCAGTTGACCTCTGAAGCGGCTATTCAGCGTACCGCGGATGCCGAACAGGTAATGGGCTTGGATATGTGTAACTTCATGACCTTGGTCGCACCGAAGACGACTGGTCAATGGCAGCGTACTAAAGCACAAGACATCATGACTAACTGGTTGTCTACTGGCGAGCCGTTCGACTTCGTTATCGCGAACAATGACGAAATGGCGATGGGTGTTGTTCAAGCATTGAAATCTGCTGGTATCGATATGGATACAGTCGTGATCGGTGGTGTTGACGCAACTGATGATGCAATCGCTGCAATGAAAGGCGGAGATCTGGATGTGACTGTCTTCCAGAACGCTGCTGCTCAGGGCGAAGGCGCTATAAACGCGGCCATCAAGCTGCTCAACGGCGAGAAAGTTGACCGTGAAGTATACGTGCCATTCGAGCTCGTCCTACCGTCAAATGTTGATGAGTACGCGAACCGTAACTAA
- the iolG gene encoding inositol 2-dehydrogenase, translating into MTIRIGILGAGRIGKAHAAAIAATAGATLVAIAEPFAAAAQAMADQYGCDIRTIDDIAAANDVDGVIICTPTDTHADLIEQFCRAGKAVFCEKPVDLSLQRVKECLKVVNETKGTLMVGFNRRFDPDFIGVKTAIDDGAIGKVEMVSITSRDPGAPPVDYIKRSGGIFRDMTIHDFDVARWLLGEEVTTVQAAASVLVDDEIGKAGDYDSANILLTTASGRQAVISNSRRATYGYDQRIEVLGSKGLVSAENHHENRVTIANADGFQRRPLLNFFMERYMPAYEAEIRAFVAAVEDGIAPPTTGHDGLMAMALADAALKSVEEGRAVLLSEILV; encoded by the coding sequence ATGACAATTCGCATTGGTATTTTGGGTGCAGGGCGCATTGGTAAGGCGCATGCTGCTGCCATCGCTGCAACAGCAGGCGCCACCCTGGTCGCCATCGCGGAGCCCTTTGCCGCCGCTGCGCAGGCAATGGCAGATCAATATGGCTGTGATATTCGGACCATTGATGATATCGCCGCGGCGAATGATGTCGACGGTGTGATTATCTGCACCCCGACGGACACCCACGCTGACCTGATCGAACAGTTCTGTCGCGCCGGCAAGGCGGTGTTTTGTGAGAAGCCTGTCGATCTCAGTTTGCAGCGCGTCAAGGAATGCTTAAAAGTCGTCAATGAGACCAAGGGTACTTTGATGGTCGGTTTTAATCGCCGCTTCGACCCGGATTTTATCGGGGTTAAAACGGCGATCGATGACGGTGCGATCGGCAAGGTCGAGATGGTATCCATTACCAGTCGCGACCCTGGCGCGCCTCCGGTCGATTATATCAAGCGTTCCGGCGGTATCTTCCGCGATATGACCATCCATGACTTCGACGTGGCGCGTTGGTTGCTGGGCGAAGAGGTAACCACAGTCCAGGCTGCAGCATCGGTTCTGGTCGATGACGAGATCGGTAAGGCGGGCGATTACGACAGCGCCAATATCTTGCTGACCACTGCATCTGGGCGTCAAGCAGTGATTTCGAACAGTCGTCGGGCAACCTATGGCTATGATCAGCGGATTGAAGTGCTCGGCTCTAAGGGCTTGGTGTCAGCGGAGAACCATCATGAGAATCGAGTCACGATCGCCAATGCCGACGGCTTTCAGCGCCGGCCCCTGTTGAACTTCTTTATGGAGCGTTATATGCCGGCGTACGAAGCCGAGATTCGGGCCTTCGTTGCGGCGGTTGAGGACGGTATTGCACCGCCCACGACCGGGCATGATGGTCTGATGGCAATGGCCTTGGCAGATGCTGCTCTGAAGTCTGTCGAAGAAGGGCGTGCAGTGCTCCTTTCTGAGATTCTGGTCTAG
- the iolB gene encoding 5-deoxy-glucuronate isomerase produces the protein MSRLLSPVSEPDQNGRIQHITPESAGWEYVGFEVYKLKAGRSLKADSLNNEVCLVILTGKASVKTLKESWSHIGERTSLFEQKAPYAVYVPPSDAYEVTAETDLELAVCSAPAMGQYPARLITPAHTRFETRGIGTNQRHVCNILFGNMAAEKLLVCEVITPDGNWSSYPPHKHDRDLAPTETKLEETYYHRIDPDQGFVFQRVYTDNRSIDETMAIENHGVVMVPEGYHPVGAPHGYTSYYLNVMAGPAREWIFHNDPDHAWIIEADKLKASR, from the coding sequence ATGTCTCGTTTACTGTCACCTGTATCAGAGCCCGATCAAAATGGCCGAATTCAACATATCACGCCAGAGTCAGCGGGTTGGGAATACGTTGGTTTCGAGGTTTATAAGCTTAAGGCGGGGCGATCACTCAAGGCCGACTCCCTCAACAATGAGGTCTGTCTGGTTATTCTCACTGGCAAGGCGAGCGTTAAGACGCTAAAAGAGTCTTGGTCGCATATCGGTGAACGCACCAGCCTATTCGAACAAAAAGCGCCATACGCGGTTTATGTGCCGCCGTCGGATGCCTACGAGGTAACTGCGGAAACCGATTTGGAACTTGCTGTATGTTCAGCGCCGGCCATGGGACAGTACCCAGCCCGGCTGATCACCCCGGCTCATACTCGATTTGAAACACGCGGCATCGGCACCAATCAACGTCACGTATGCAATATTTTGTTCGGTAATATGGCGGCTGAAAAACTACTCGTCTGTGAAGTCATCACACCCGATGGCAACTGGTCGAGCTACCCGCCGCATAAGCACGATCGGGATCTGGCGCCAACGGAGACCAAGCTTGAGGAGACCTATTACCACCGTATCGATCCGGATCAGGGCTTTGTTTTCCAGCGCGTCTATACCGACAATCGCTCGATTGACGAGACCATGGCGATTGAGAATCACGGCGTGGTTATGGTACCGGAGGGCTACCATCCCGTTGGCGCACCACACGGCTATACCTCTTACTATCTCAATGTGATGGCCGGGCCAGCGCGAGAGTGGATTTTCCACAACGATCCGGATCACGCCTGGATTATCGAAGCCGATAAGTTGAAGGCCTCACGTTAG